CCCGATGATGGTCTCTGGAAGATAAAGTCCCAGGTGTGCGACAGCATGAAAGCCCCCTCATCCTGGTTGTTGATATCCCTGGCCCGCTTCCTGATCTCTATGGCCTCCTTGATCCAACGTTTGAATTTGTTGCTTTCTGACCCGATGACCTTCACGTTGTCCTAGTCCATGATGTGATTGTTTCTCTTGCAGTGATCGGATATGGCTGATTTTAAGTTTTCCtattctgctttttctttttgagaTCTTGTGAGTCGTCCTGTCGTTTCCTTTTCAcattctttttttatgtttgatttttctTGTATTAAAGCTTCTCCCTGTTTCTCCTATGTATGTTTTTTCTCATGTCTCACACCTGGGACTCTCTCCTCCAGAGACCATCGGGCGGCAGGGGGCGTGACCAGCCTGGCAGATCTATCAGATTGCCAGGCTGGTCACGCCTTCAAGGAAACACCATCTGATAAAGACATGTCACGACACACGTCAGATGATGTTTCTGAAGAAGACTGAAGTTGAcagtcgaaacatgtcaaggtaaagcAACATCTCCTAATCTCTTCgtctgaaaaaaaggaaaacctcTATATTATTTAATTGAGTAGACAAAATGAACCTAATCGCTGCTGTCTTGCAGCTTCCTACATCGGAAACCAAATGAGCTCTTAATAAGTGAGTGCCTTGCTCAAAGGCGTCACTTTGTCTTGAAAAGTGGTGGAGACATAAAGTCtcaaaagaaaaacttttttttttttcaacatgtgtGATTTTAGGTGATGTAATGAGAGGTCAGCATGAGATCAGAGGAGATAATTAAGGTTGgtcgggggaaaaaaacatgatggtGCATCAAAAGGCCACAGCCCAGGCTACTACCAAGGCCGtacattttgtttcaacactgggatccatccatccattttcatcctcttatccagggctgggtcttgggggcagcaggccgagcaaagcaccccagacgtccctctcaccagcaacactttccagctcctcctgggggaccccaaggtgttcccagaccagatgagatatataatccctccagtgtgttctgggtctgccccggggcctcctaccagtgggacgtgcctgggaCACCTCTAACGAGAGGCATCCAGGaagatcctgatcagatgcccgaaccacctcaactgaccccttttggcacgaaggagcagcggctctactccgagctccctccagatttCCAAAttcccctatctctaaggctgagcccagacaccctatgGAGGACACTAATTTGGGCCACTTtcatctgtgacctcattctttcagtcactacccagagctcatgaccataggtgaggtttaggacgtagatggaccagtaaatcaaaagctttgccttcccgctcagctccctcttcaccatgatggtcAGGCGCAGCGcctacatcactgcagaagctgcagcaGACCATCTCACgcttcattctaccctcactcgtgaacaagtccccaagatacttgaattccctcgcttgaggcagtaagggcccatcccaatacccccccttagccctaccttggccctacccctggtgtcccaattcctttttgcgtgtaggggtagggggcataacgagggatagtgggtatgaaactagccctttggagcgagggatttcagatgctgacttgccagcgaggggtagatgTTGCCATGGCtgccaccgagcaagagacggggaaaaaagttcctACATAGCTAATGTTACTGTCGCAaccgtcaggttgcttgttagctagctagctagctcgcactgtctgtgctgttctgcaaaattgtcggacttttcacattacgataacacacCAGCTAgcataactatgctgcctcgtaatgttagctagctagccagctagcagaagtcccgtcgtctgtcgttcatcaaacaaagcatgatgaatacagcaaacgcgatcggtaggatgaactcaactggagactccattgtagatgttggttggaaatgtagatggctcgcagcttcctgtttaaaatagttacgtatgtaTGAAGGTAACCGATgcgtgacgtagtgagtggtgtcccaattcctagggaaagatttcaactcttacccctcgttgcttcattttgagggccaaggggtagtgggcaagaggggtattgggattgggcctaactCTTCCCCAACCCAGAGGAAACAATCCACCGttctccagcagagaaccatggcctcagatttagAGGTACTGAAGCAGAGCCTGACCCATCTGACTCAACTTCTTTCCTCTGTCTATTCAGGATTTGATGTATTTGGTGTTACACAAGCTCTTCTCTTCATTTTAAGAGATGTGTAGAATTAACAGCTAGAATCAACCCCCCAGAGAGAACACACATTCATctgtataaatatatttttatttctgtcagcTCGGTTATTAAAACCATCACCATCAGTTTACATCGGCAGCTTTATGTTACAGACATGTACATTATTTCAAACATTACAGTGtcatattaaaacacattttaataacCTTCTGTACGCACTCCTGTGACAGGACTTCATGTATTCATTCTGACATTATCCACAGCTGACCTGACCCAGACACAGAAGGCCTGACTCACTAAATCACAGCAGATCAGTGCAGTTACAGTACGCAGTGTGAACAACTGTTAATCCACAGGTGGACTAGAGGACTGAGTGGATCGTGAAACCTCAGAGGACAGATTGgagtgtttacatgcacagtttaatgtGAATAATTCTGTTCTGCTGGTGATGCATGTAAAATATTATGATGTTCAAACCTGGATACGATCACATGCTCAgtgtcatttcattttctgtttggttttaggtgtttttttgttggcaATGTATTTTTTCACTTCACTTCTTCATGTGGATAAACTttcccagaatgcactgcagaCGCAAGACATGTTTTCTGCATATTTCTGCAGTTTTGTTTCATTCGGCCACACAGACAGTCCCACATCCAGGACATTCACTTCTGCTGTCCATCAGTGTTGCTTTGTTATTTTCCCCCGAAGATAAAAGACAAACCGTTAAAGAGGCTGCATTTCTGACAGCCGACACTCGTAGTTTAACacaatttttatgttttaacaggttaTTGCGattattgtgttattttatcAATAATTCCATTTCAGCCCTTTTTAGATTTTAGCGTCTGCATcctgctctgcctctcctcTGGCTCTAAGGTCGACTCTGAGAAGCACTAGGGGCAGAAAGGCGTTCAGGTTACATGTTGTGTTAGTCTTTTAGTCGCTCTGAACTCAGTGCGTGGCCGATGCCGCGGCGGTCTGCTCCGACGGTCCCGTGGATGCTGCTCCTCCCTGGTTGAGGGCGACATGCGGCAGGGTGCTCAGCAGGGCCTTCTCCAGCTTCTGCTCCAGAGCGTCCAGGCGACGGTCAACGTGCTCCTTCAgcctcctctccatctcctccagacGACGCTCCATGGCTGAGTCCAACTCCCTTCAGAGTGGAGAGACAATGACGGAACATTTGGTTAAGGCAAAGAGCCTGCAGAGTAGAAGTTCCAAAAATGAGACGTGCACTCTTTGACCTATCGATTCACTCTGGTTTTTAAAGGCTCTGTACTGAAACTGAACCTGTTTGTATTAAATTGGCAGAAGACTGAAGATAACTGATGTCCTGCTGCAGAGGAACTGAGGCATGTTTCTCACATTGTCCCCttcattttttaataatatttaagTCCAGGAACGACACTCAGTGTGACTGATCCATGAACAAACATGAAGCCACATCAGAGACAAAACCTCAAACATAAACTCAGACATTAAAAAAGCTGAACCACCCACGGAGTTGGAGCTGACCATCATCTTCCCCCGACCTCAGCATCCTGCTGCATCCACCTTACTCAGCCACTTTTCTCTCTGTGAGTGAAACTCAGACAGCTGACTCTGGGTGGGTTTCATCCTCACCACCTGGAGGAAAAATTCAAAACCAAGACGCTTCTCTATTCCTTTTCAAATTTTTCCAGCCTTCCTGCGTGTCTTTGGGTTTTCTCAGCGTTACTTTTCACCCTCAAAGATCCAGAAGAATCCCAGTAACTCAGCCTCTCTCACAGCCAGGGGAAATcctgactgctgctgctcagcctGTTTGACTTTATTTGGAGAGACAGAGGCTGCCCTCTTCAGGTCAGGAATTCAATTAAGGCATTCTGATGTCATAGTAAAAACTGGGCTGACATCAGTGTCTTTAAAAGCTTCTGTAAATAACCTGGACTGTGTCCTGGATAATCTTTAATCAGGGGAACACATGGCTTTAAAAGCTCTTTACAAAACTACAAATGAAACATAATTTATTATTGGATATATCATCCTTAGAAACAGCAGCTGGAGCTGTGGTGTTAAACTACTTTGATTATGCTGCCACCTTCTGGTAAACTCGCTCCTCACAGCCCAACCTAAGCTAATGAGAGTTGTTTTAAAGCCGTCCTCAAACATCTCGATGCAGgtcatttaaaaacatgaaaccCTCTCCCCGCGGATTAAAGGTGCAAATTACAGTGGATAGTTTTAAAGTcacaaactccatctgctgcaAAAAATTATTCGTATGATCAGACTCTGACGAGGCCTCCGTTCTGCTGTTCAGGAAACTGAACATTCTCTCAGTATATGACTGAAATAGTTTAATGTCACTTCTGTCTGACACTTCGTTTTCAATCTGCCACCCTGTCCTGCAACAGAGGAACACAACGGGTATAAGCTCgaaggctgtctgtctgtctgtctgtctgtctgtcatctatctatctatctacctacccatccatccatttatctATCATCCatcatgcatccatccatccatttatttatctatgtatCCATCCTTCCATGCATctgtcatccatccatccatccatcaactACGCTGAATGTCTGCTTCTCTTTGTGTTAGCTGATGAGTTGTTTCTGTGAATAAAACCTGTTTCAGCACAGCTGAAAGCAACGGCGTCCTGCACTCCTCAAAAAGCACTGTGGGAAATCACATCAAGAGGATTCAATAGGCAGGTTCGAGGCCAGTTAGCTcacaaggaaaaaacaacagtaacatttCTTTAACATTTCACCGGAGCTAACTGTTATTAGCATCTTTGAAACAAGCACACATGACACACTGTTCTTTAAAAACTACGATgatatgtttgtttgtgagtTTATAAGAGCAGCACTTACTGTTCCCCTACTGTTTAAATCTAATTTAAAGTGTTAAACTCTTTCAGTATTTCAGCCTGAGGTGTTTGTAGTGAAACGTACCGCTGAGCTGCTGTCCTCTCTTCGATGTGGAGCTCAGCTGACGTTCTCTCTGAGCCCACACGAGCTGCTCTGCTCGGACAAAGAGCCTCATTCAGCAAACTGCAGTCTGTCGCGGCAGCTCGTAAACACATGTTTCAGTGATCGCAGAGTGAAACTAATGTCAGTGATAAATAATATTTACTGACACTGAGCCTCTGCATCAGTGTTAGCTAAAAACAGCCGTTAATTCACTGAGGTTTGGTGCAGTTTGCCAACATTTGATGGATTCATAGCCGCACAGAGCTGCTGATAAATGAACTCtattgtgtctgtgtcagccTCCTCCCTGCACTGCATGAACCACGGGTCAGACCAGATCCTTCAGCTGCTCACTGAACACTCACTGAACACTCACTGAACACTCACTGTCCTCTGGTAAACAGATTTACAAATTCATTAATCCCTGTGTCAATAAAACTTTAAGACCTAACGAATCCAGTGGAGCCGAGCCATGGTAGTCTCTCAGGACGGGGCTAAATAacgctccaaagttaggctaaattaTGGCGAGGGAGAAACCTCTCatctcaagatatctgaatgaaaacagtTTCTATAGGAACCAACGACTCTCCTCTTTACAGATATGCCCACTCTATGCTGCTCCCATACAGCTTCTCTTCTTTCTGTGAGTTTTAATGAAGCTAATTTTTGTACTCATGTTTGAAAGTGTCTCTATGAAgtcaagtttaatgtgtgtgtttaggtgtgttTGGAATCAAACTTTAAatcacttcacagaaaccctaaCCCCGACTGGAAGGTGGTGTAActgcacagtgacacagacatgcaTAGGCTCTGCAGAGAGTCAATGCACAACCATAAATTCTCCTTTACTTAACTACAGGACCCGTGCAGTGACGTCTTTCTGCCACAAGGTGGAGCTCCTTTATCTGATTGCAGATCAACAACATGAGGCTCCTTCGTCATGCAGAGCGATGGCGTCATATGttagacagacagaaatgccGTCACAGTGAGACCAGAGTCGTCTAATCGGCTGTACTGAAGTGTGCTGTATGTGAACACGCCGTCTGACAGGACGGACTCACTGAACTTCACTCACCACGTTCCGTTCCTCATCaccttctccttctctgccaGCGCCGCCGCCGCGTCATCCAGTCTCAGCTTCGTCACCTGACCACAGAGGGTCTGCAGCACGGGCAGCAGCTCGGGGCCCGAGCACATCACCTCGCCGGGCCCCTGCCCTTTCAGGAAGTGTGACATCATCTCCGCCAGCTGGGCGTGATTCACAGGGCCTCCATTCTCACTGCTCGCTAGAGACGGGAGACCACAACACAAACTGGTCAGCTGCTGAGATTTGGAATTTTCAAACGAATAAAAAGTTGTTAGTTACCAAATAAGCTGTGGTCAAACGACCTTTATGAGGCAGCAAAATGTCGGATGGCGACAGAGACAGATTGTTTTTACACCTCTTGAAACTCTTCTTCAGACCTGAGCTGCGTTTTAAATTCACAGTCTGATCAAGTATTTTCTGTGTACGAGACTGTGTACACTTCAAACTGGTTGGTCATGATAATCAGGCTGTTCCAGGCAGGAAGGCTGCGCTTTAATTCAGCCTCGCCATTCAGTATAAAACATAGAAACGCAGAGTGGGAGGAGCATTGTTGTTCTGCCTTTTAGCAGGCAGTGGAGGTAGTGGTGAGGCTAAATCAACGACTGTGTAAAATGACGAGGAACCACATACGCTGCTGTGTCAGAAAACACGCCTGTTTTGCTTCTGGAACAATTTCGGTTCAGTGCCAAAAAAAGCGGAGCCAGCATAAAATCAAATCTTCTTCACGTCAGCATTAAAAGAATCTGTTTGAAGGGAGCTACATTTTCTACATCTGACTGTGATTTTGAACAAAGCCAAATGTTTCATAGCTAATGTGAAGTCATTCTTCTGAGTCTTCACCTTGTGCGCTCATGTTTGACCTGAGACAGATCATGATCCTTACCTGTGTTCTTGGTGTTGACGGCAGACGGCGGCAGGTCcggggaggagacagaggaactGTCTGACATCACTCCGTTCTGAGGCGGCGAAGCTTCACCTGCAGGCCTGATGGAGCCGACTGGaggctgaagacacagagacgaGACTCCCTGAAGACTGAGTCCACATTTTactgcatgctaacatgctaaagaCAGGACTGATGTTTGGAGACGTACAAAGGTAAATTACCTCAGAAAGATTTGTACTTGTAATGCAGTATCACTCTGTAGTATTTCTATCTCTATGATTCACCAATAACTCGAGTGTTAGTTTGATCACTTCCTGTCATCACTCAGCTGAACCAACACGGTGGTGAGGAGAGAGAGCCGACAGGCAGCGTTCGCtgcacaaacacatgtggtttgGATCAGAGCTCAAACTAGTTTCACTTCCCGGGAACTGAGATTCAGACAGGCGTTGGCACTGAGAAATGGCGCAGCAAGGATTTGAGCTGGACCTCCAAAAAATCTCTTGTTCCATCTGCCTGGATCTAGTGAAGAATCCTGTGACTCTTCCCTGTGGACACAGCTACTGTTTCAACTGTATTACAAACTTTTGggatggagaggatgagaggagAATCTACAGCTGCCCTCAGTGTAGGCAGAGCTTCACACCGAGGCCTGTCCTGATGAAAAGCACCATGTTAGCAGATTTAGTGGAGGCCCTGAAGAAGATGGGACTccaagctgctcctgctgatcacTGCTATGCTGGAGCTGAAGATGTGGCCTGTGATGTCTGCACTGGGAGGAAACTGAAAGCCTTCAAGTCCTGTCTGCAGTGTGTGGCCTCTTACTGTGAAAAACACCTCCAGCCTCATCGTGACTCGGCTCCATTACAGAAACACAAGCTGGTGGAGCCCTCCAAGAAGCTGCAGGAGAACATCTGCTCTTGTCACGatgaggtgatgaagatgttctgCCGCACTGATCAGGAGTGTATCTGTTATCTCTGCTCTGTGGAGGAACATAAAGGCCACGACacagtgtcagctgcagcagaaaggactgagaggcagagagagctggaggggagtcgacaaaacatccagcagagaatccaggacacagagaaagatgtgaagctgctccaacaggaggtggaggctaTCAGTCGCTCTGCTGATAAAGCAGTGGAGCACAGTGAGAAGATCTTCCCTGAGCTGATCCGTCTCATGGAGAAAAGATGCtctgatgtgaagcagcagctcagatggCAGCAGGAAACTGAAGTGCGTCGCGTCAAAGAGCTTCAGGAGAAGCTGGAACAGGAGatcactgagctgaagaggaaagacgctgagctggagcagctctcacacacagaggatcacaACCTGTTTCTACAGAGCTACCCCTCActgtcagcactcagtgaagcCACACACTCATCCAGCATCAACATCATTCCTTGCCGCTACTTTGAGGACGTGACAGCGGCTGTGTCAGGAGTCAGAGATAAACTACAGGACGCTCTGAGGGAGACAAACGTCTCACTGACAGGGACTGAAGTGGATGTTTCACTGCCACAACCAGAGCCCAAGACCAGAGCTGAGTTTGTCAGATATTCACATCAAATCACTCTAGAtccaaacacagcacacacacagctgttacTATCTGAGGGGAACACAAAAGTGGCAGTAATGAGTCAACCACAGTCTTATTCTGATCACCCAGACAGATTCAGTGACTGGTGTCAGGTCCTGAGTAGAGAGAGTCTGACTGGacgttgttactgggaggtggagtggagtGGGGAGGGAGTTTCTGTAGCAGTCGCATACAAGAATATCAGCAGAGCAGGGGGCTGGATTGAATGTGGATTTGGACGAAATGACAAATCTTGGGCGTTATACTGTTACAATGAGGGTTATGACTTTTTGTACAACAAAGTCCAAACTCCCGTCTCAGGTCCTCGGTCCTCCAGAGTAGGAGTGTACCTGGATCACAGTGCAGGTGTTCTGTCCTTCTACCGGGTCTCTGAAACCATGACTCTCCTCCACCGAGTCCAGaccacattcactcagcctctctatgCTGGACTTCGGCCTCATGAAAAATCCACTGCTGAGCTGTGTAAACTCAAATAGTCAGAAGTCATTTCAGGGTTAAACTCTGTGTTTGATCTCCATGTTTGTTACAGAGAGATGATTGTTGTGGCGTGTCTCCTCTGCACActgatcagctgtcagtcaagaATTCTGGGTGGTACTTTGAGTAGTTGTGTAAATGTTTGAGTGTCTTTAGATGGCgctccttcctgtgtgtgttctgcCATGGAGGCTGTCACTGCACATTTGTGCCTGTTTGCCTGAACTGATGTTTCTCTGCAGAATAATAACGGCGACTTCTGAGCTCTGAATGTCTGATCAATCTTTGTAtccatgtgtttgtctgttgttgtttctcTTCCTACTTTGACTTCAATAAAATGGTTACTTCTGATGGAGTGTATCACTGGAGCAtttctacttttattttaattttttacttgTAGTAGTATCACACTGAAGTATTAATGGAGTATTACACTGTAGTATAGAGGAAATCTGTTAGGCTTGTGCTATAATAAGATGCCCTATGAGGTAAAGGGATCACATCAAAGAACAGCTCAGATAATACAGATACCGTGGAGTCTGCAGGCAGCGGCTGGTCTCTGAAGGCTGCTGAGGAGATGTTGGCTCCTTGAGCCAGAGCAGAGAAAACTCCACCGCCCATCAGGAGAGGCAGGAAGCCGCCCAGAGAGCTGGTCTGGTTCTAGAGAGAAACACAGTCCAGGGGTCAAGTTGATTTTCACTGTGAGCTGAAACTGAAACCACAATTTGCCCTGAAGGTGGGTAAGCATCTAAAACCTTACAGCACACTTTGGTAAACAAGGATCAGTTTAGTGAAGTACAAGCAAGCTCATGTGCTCCATCAGCATAGTCGTAATTCCCCTTCCCTGCCTGAAGAGGTCGTTAGAGGTTAAAGTAACTCACTGCTCCTTTACTCCCACCTTCTGCTGGAAGTGCACCATGTCCATGAGGTGCTGGGCTCCTGGAGAGAGGCTTGTTCCCATCTCCTCAACCAGACACTGCACCTGCTGCATATCAATGCCAGGACCGCGGGCTGCGCAGGGCGGCAGAGGCTGAAGGCCCACAATGACTCGACACACCAATACGCTGCTTCGACCGCCCAGGGAGAGCAGCTGGGACACAGAAACAGATGACTGAACTCAACACAGTCGTGAATACATATACAGAGTTCACCAACATTTATCAACTCTTTATAGATGTGAGGACTCTCAGTAGATGATACCACAGCTactgctctgtgtgtttgatctCACTCTGAACACAACTCACCTTCACGTCACAGGCAGAGGACGGGTGCTCAAGGATCAGCTGTTTCTTGTAGAAAGGCCCTCTGTCTGAGCTTTGGGcaacagagacaggaaacacagcgtcAACATCGCCGCCCACAGCAGAACATTACTGAGcctcagactccagcctgcttctccaaactgggggcgtgctgaTGGACTTCTACTGTAAGTGTATTAAACTGTCTATGAATAAGTAATCCATACAACTCCACTTTGAAAAGCAAAATTTAAAGAAGAACATTTTCTCTGTAGGATtgtttccataatgttgtcagacacttagaaaaccaatctgagcctgtcagagacaacaacaaactaTTTTAATGAACGTAAATTGGACACAGGGAacacattgcagcctgtttcactgctgctggctgcagcactctctctcagtactggaccatTTTCCAAAATTGTTGCCTCCATCggtcacttagacacaacaaCATGAGAAAATAAGGTCCCCTAAAGTGagctaaaaaaaactgtaaaacattcAACCCAGGTGATGCTaactgtgtgtgtacctgtctgTCTGGACACTGTTGTCTCTCTTCCCGCGGACTGTCCCACAGTATTCTCCCGTCTGGCTGTACACCTCCATGGTTCGGGCCTCGCTGGTGACCAGCAGGCGGCTGATGGCAGCAGGTGAGCAGGAGCTGCAGTGGAGCGTCAAGACACAAGGAGACCCTTCTTCCGTCTGCTCCAACAGCACTGGGCCGCCCCTGTGAGGGGAAGATAAGTGTTAAAGATGCGGTTATCACTCAGCTacgtagggctgcaactaacaatcaTGTTTGAGAAAATATAGTATAGaaaaatagttgcagattaattttctttcGATCAAACAATCAAGTGATTCATCGTTGCAGCTCTACATCTATCCCCCTTCAGTTTGAACAAACAGTGGTGAGGTCTGGTTGCTCACATTATACAAAAGTTAACGAGCAATTCTGTGTCAGCCTTTtacaaaaccattaaaaaaaagggaatCCAAACACATCAAGCCAAAAACAATCCTTATTTTCACAGCAGGATTCAACACAAGTGTTCACAAACATTAATCCACATTTGAACAGGTGCGCACTTTAGCTGCTCACCTGTTTGTCTCGTCTCCCTCTGACTGACCGAGCTCCTCATCGTGATCGTCTTTGTTACTGACGTCAACAGGAAGCAGGACATCAGCCAACTGTCCCTCATCGGGACACACCCACGCAGCTCCGCTCTTCACGGCAATGTCCACCATGATGCTGCCAGGGGCCACAGGGACTGGAACCTACCTTGGAGACAAGCTGGGGCACAAAGTAGGAAACAACTTAGGAGGCAACAGTACATGAGAATAAACTAGGAGACAGGTTAGGGCAGAAGTAGAAGCTCTGAAATAAGGCTGAAGGTGACAGACACAGTCACTCCCATCTGGCAGGAGGCTGCAGTCGATCAGGACCAGTGTTTTCCTGCCTGGGACGCCCACTGACACAGACTCCAATATATATTAAAACATGgatcttttaaaatatattttaaaagatcaAAATCTTGGTTATTAAACCTTGTAATGAGCCAACCTCCCAGCAATTGTCTTTCTTCTTGATATCATACATGATGGTTGTCAGAGGTAAGATGTAAGTTGACAAaaagttatatatttattaattttacagCAGTCT
The nucleotide sequence above comes from Epinephelus lanceolatus isolate andai-2023 chromosome 21, ASM4190304v1, whole genome shotgun sequence. Encoded proteins:
- the LOC117247054 gene encoding tripartite motif-containing protein 16-like produces the protein MAQQGFELDLQKISCSICLDLVKNPVTLPCGHSYCFNCITNFWDGEDERRIYSCPQCRQSFTPRPVLMKSTMLADLVEALKKMGLQAAPADHCYAGAEDVACDVCTGRKLKAFKSCLQCVASYCEKHLQPHRDSAPLQKHKLVEPSKKLQENICSCHDEVMKMFCRTDQECICYLCSVEEHKGHDTVSAAAERTERQRELEGSRQNIQQRIQDTEKDVKLLQQEVEAISRSADKAVEHSEKIFPELIRLMEKRCSDVKQQLRWQQETEVRRVKELQEKLEQEITELKRKDAELEQLSHTEDHNLFLQSYPSLSALSEATHSSSINIIPCRYFEDVTAAVSGVRDKLQDALRETNVSLTGTEVDVSLPQPEPKTRAEFVRYSHQITLDPNTAHTQLLLSEGNTKVAVMSQPQSYSDHPDRFSDWCQVLSRESLTGRCYWEVEWSGEGVSVAVAYKNISRAGGWIECGFGRNDKSWALYCYNEGYDFLYNKVQTPVSGPRSSRVGVYLDHSAGVLSFYRVSETMTLLHRVQTTFTQPLYAGLRPHEKSTAELCKLK
- the c21h10orf88 gene encoding ATPase PAAT, giving the protein MVDIAVKSGAAWVCPDEGQLADVLLPVDVSNKDDHDEELGQSEGDETNRGGPVLLEQTEEGSPCVLTLHCSSCSPAAISRLLVTSEARTMEVYSQTGEYCGTVRGKRDNSVQTDSSDRGPFYKKQLILEHPSSACDVKLLSLGGRSSVLVCRVIVGLQPLPPCAARGPGIDMQQVQCLVEEMGTSLSPGAQHLMDMVHFQQKNQTSSLGGFLPLLMGGGVFSALAQGANISSAAFRDQPLPADSTPPVGSIRPAGEASPPQNGVMSDSSSVSSPDLPPSAVNTKNTASSENGGPVNHAQLAEMMSHFLKGQGPGEVMCSGPELLPVLQTLCGQVTKLRLDDAAAALAEKEKVMRNGTWELDSAMERRLEEMERRLKEHVDRRLDALEQKLEKALLSTLPHVALNQGGAASTGPSEQTAAASATH